The nucleotide sequence aactattattccaaccaaaatgttaaaaaaaaaaaaatagaaccaaaaaccaaattagGACTTAATGGGCCCATCCCAGAATGTTTAAGCAATAAATGGACCCTTCCCATAAGAATCTTTAACGGGCTATTCTCTATATGATTGGGCTTCGTTACACTTTGCTATTTCTAAAGTATGACAATACGATTTTACCCTTCGACATCCTCATATTTAAACTCTCTgatccacaaaaacaaaaccctaaccctaatctCAGCCGGAACCAAGCACAAAACTAGTGAGAGAGAGACTCAAGAAGAGCATTTCgtaaccctaaaaatcacaaaccaaaaaagatgggTCGCGTTCGCACGAAGACGGTGAAGAAGTCATCTCGTCAGGTGATTGAGAAGTACTACTCTCGCATGACTCTCGATTTCCACACCAACAAGAAGATCCTCGAGGAAGTCGCAATCATCCCATCGAAGAGACTCCGTAACAAGATCGCCGGTTTCTCAACTCATCTCATGAAGAGGATTCAGAAAGGACCTGTCCGTGGTATCTCCCTCAAGCTTCAGGAGGAAGAGCGTGAGCGCCGTATGGACTTCGTCCCTGATGAATCCGCCATTAAAACCGATCACATCGAGGTAGACAAGGAGACACTCGACATGCTTGCTTCATTGGGAATGTCTGAATTGCCAGGCGTTGTTAAGGTTGATCCTATCTCTGCTGCTCCTATTGCTCCTTTTGGTGGATTAGGCCGTGGAAGGAGGTACTAGACGAGTATCGATCAATCATCCCACTCAG is from Camelina sativa cultivar DH55 chromosome 20, Cs, whole genome shotgun sequence and encodes:
- the LOC104768817 gene encoding 40S ribosomal protein S17-4-like, whose protein sequence is MGRVRTKTVKKSSRQVIEKYYSRMTLDFHTNKKILEEVAIIPSKRLRNKIAGFSTHLMKRIQKGPVRGISLKLQEEERERRMDFVPDESAIKTDHIEVDKETLDMLASLGMSELPGVVKVDPISAAPIAPFGGLGRGRRY